Genomic segment of Dromiciops gliroides isolate mDroGli1 chromosome 3, mDroGli1.pri, whole genome shotgun sequence:
tcattgtctaggagtagctaagtcattcacagttgatcatcatacaatattgatgttactgtgtttgatgttctcttggttcagctcacttcactttgcatccattcatacatgtcttcccaggtttttctgaaaccatcctgcttgtaatttcttatagtacaataatattccatcacagtcatatgccACAGTTTTGATTTCTTGGGGATtcagagctagtagtggtattcagacccctatctctctctctctctctctcttttttttgcagggcaatgagggttaaatgacttgcccagggtcacacagctagtaagtgtcaagtgtctgaggcaggatttgaactcaggtcctcctgaatccaggggcagtgctctatccacggtgccacctagctgcctccccccatctctctctctctctctctcttttcttttggtgaggcaattgggattaagtgacttgcccagggtcacacagctagtaagtgttgtgtcggaggcaggatttgaactcaggtcctcctgaatctaggggcagtgctctatccactgcaccacctagcttccccacccccatctctcttAATGAAAAATGtcacttttctttggcatcattGCCCAGGGGCCCTGAGATGGGCTTTAACCAGGTTGAAGTCCCTGCATATATCAGAGGGGACACATCCCGTATAGGAGAATAAGGCAGGGCCAAGTCAAAATCACTCAACTAAAGCAGTCCCCTTGGCTGAAGCCTCTTCACTGCCCTGATTAAATGGAGGTATAGGTTCCCATCATCCTCTGGGGCTTAAAGGAAAAACTAGAGACCCAGAGTGCCAAAGGACCAGGTAGAGAAACTGGAGCTAAGAATCTGAGTGGGAAGACACTTCACTGGACATTTTCTAGCTGTCCTTCATCTTACCCTGAACTAGAGCCTATATCTGACCAGGTCCAGGCCTTAAATGTCCCCCGGATTTCCTAAGCCTAAATCTAATTAACCTTGACCTTTTCCCAGCATCTACCTTTTTAATTTAGATGAAAAGGGATGATTCCTCCTGTCTGGGGGAAGCGATGTTGCAGTCTACAATCCCTTGGGGAGAGTGAAGGTAAATTGAggcaggggaagagaagagatagGGCTGAGGAACTAGCATAGGGGCACAACATAGTGCATGAGACGGGGGTTAAGGGGAAGGGTCCTGGTCGGGGATACCCAgatgtctctattttttttttttttgcggggcaacgagggttaagtgacttgcccagggtcacacagctagtaagtgccaagtgtctgaggctagatttgaactcaggtcctcctgaatccagggtcagtgctttatccactgtgcccccccccccgcccccgcccccagaTGTCTCACgaagagggaaggcaccagactGGGCACAACGTTACTCCCTGGCTGCACATGCCCAAATCCCAAATGAATAGGCCCCAGACGCAGACTGACAATTTCACCTAGCCTAGGTAGGAGTCTCTCTCAGTCCTTTGCGAACCGCGCCCCCTTTGACCAACGGGAACGTAGAGTTCTAGATTGATAGGCATGCCAGCCAATCCCCGCCTTCTCCCCAAGGGACCTGGCCACGGCCTGTGAGCCAAGGCTTCGGAGAAAGTAGTAGAGTTTCTCGTGTGTTCATTGGATCAGCCCCGAGGCCTTCCTCCAATTCTGCGAGCTTCCAGCTTTCGGAGGCGgggtctcctctcctcccctccgcTGCTGCGTCTGGAGTCTGGCCAAAGGTTGAGGGAGGGGCGACAGAGTACTTCCTCGTGTCCTTGGAGTGTTGGCGCCCGGCAGGACAAGCACAGGACTCGCCATGAGGGGCTTGTTGGTGAGCGCCCCGTGCCGGCCCGAGACCCCAACGGGAACTCCCTCTGATCTCCGGGGCTGAGACCCAGCGGGATCCCCAGCCCTGGGAGCCCTCTCTTACCTACAGGGCTGGGACCCACCAGGACTCCCAGCCCTGGAGGGGAGTTAGTCCCCCAGACCTCCTGAGATGGGACTCCCCCCGGACCTCCAGCCCTGGGAGGGGGGTGAGCCCCCCATACCTCCTGAGATGGGACTCACAAGGACCCCCCAGCCCCGGGAGGGAGCCACCTCTGACCTCTAGCCTTAGATGCCTTTTTATAAATTgatgtgcctgacacatagttgttACTCagttttgactctttgtgaccctatgggcCATATGTCAGACCAATACtgtccctggggttttcttggcaaagatgctggaataatttgctgtttccttccccagtggattaaggcaaacagtagcccagggtcatgcaaggccatatttgaattcaggtcttcctgactccaggcccagtgctctatccactgagccatcccaactctctctctctctctctggctggcacatagtaggtactaaataaatgctatcattatcttccttgtcattttCCTGGGCTTGGACACACAGGGGCCCTCCCAACCCCTATAGCACTCACTCCCTTTTACCTCCTGAACTAGGACCCCCAACCTTCAGGGCTGGGACCCTTATCACTGGGCTCCTTAACCACAGAGGAGCAGAATCTGACCCCTGTCCTCAGGGGCTAGGATTTGTTACCCATTGGGGCTACTAAACCCAGGACTCCTCTCTGACTTCCTGAACTGGGCCCCGTGGGGAACCCTAACTTCAGGAGCTCTCTGGGACGTcctgagtcaggcccaaccccggAAGTCGTCCTCTCTTACCCCTGGGACTGGAACCCTTCCCCTTGGGGTATCCCTGTCCCAGTCTTGGACTCCCTTCTCTGTGTCCTGGCTCCCCAGCTAGAGTTCTCCAATGAGCCCTCAGGTGGGATGCCCCATCCCCTGCTATCCCTTGCCCCCCTATCTGAGTTATTTGGGGAAAATTCTTGACCGGGTGAgctcaaaggttccttccaagtctgagattctGATCCTGGGGCTAGCAGTCCCCTGACCTTTGCCATTGACAgccctaccccctcccctcccattttaCTTTCCTCTGATAACCTagatctcccttcccccccaaggTGTCCCACTCCCGGACCTTGATCCGAACCTTCAGCTCCAGTAGCAGAAACTCTGTGAATAAAatagcagaaaaacaaaaactcttccAGGTGAGCCCCTGAACCCCCCTTCCCCTAAGCGCCCCAATATCTACCAAGCATGTTCCTGTGGCCCTTTTTCCTGGACACCCTGATGTAGCCTTGCTCAATGTGGCCCTCGCTCTGCGGTATCTCATCATGTTCCCTTGGGAGTCCCCCCATTTCTCGAGAGACCCTAGTTTCTGGAACCCGGCCGAGAAATGTCCTGCCCAATGCTCCCAGGAGTTGCAGTTGTGGGGGCTTCCCCCGACTCTTTGGGGGTGATGACAGACTGTCTTCTCATGCCTCGAGTTTTGCTCTGCCCCCTAGGAAAACAATGATCTCCCAATCTACCTGAAGGGTAAAGGTACAGATGGCCTCCTGTTCAAATTTACAATATTAACATGCTTTGTAGGTGAGTGGAGGGGATGGACAGGGGAAAAAACTGGGCCCCAGGCTGGGTGGGGGATGAGAGCGGGGGAGGGTCTCTGTCCAGGGCCTGCCTCTGAGCATCCTGGATTCCATGTGGGATGGGGAGCGGGGTGCCGAGTTCTGCACTGTTGGAGGGCTCAGAATCTATGGGGGGGGGATTGGGTGGGGCACCCCTCACCTCCTTTTTTCCCACCctatttccccccctccccccaggcacTTGCTACTGTTTCTACTGCCTCGGCTGGGCCTCCTTCCCCCACAAGAAGGAAGACTGAACACCAGGATAGGGCAGAAGGGGAGAGGCCTGGCAGGGCCTGGAGCAAGGGTTAGGGTTGGACAGAAATAAATGCCTTCGCTGGGAGAAAGCTAATCCAGGTGGAGTCTGTCTGTGTCAGTGGTGGAGATCTGAGACCTAAGCTTTGACCAGGATGGGGCCACCCAGTGCCCTCCCCTCCCAAAGGGAGCCTTTGATACAACTGTAGGCCACACCCTCAGCCCGACACACACACCCACTATAGCAGAAACCGGGCGGGGAAAAGAcggggaatcagaaaagggaaCGGGGCTGCATCTGACAGGACCCTGTGTTCCTCAGTTACTGCTGTACCTGGCTGGCTGGCAGGGTCCCCAACCCCTCCAGGACTCCCCAGGGTGCTGTCCTGCCCCCCAGAGCTGCTGACACCCATCATCCTAGATGGCCTGGGGGGGTCACACAGGCTAAGGATGGGGGTCACAGGAAATCAGCcctggggaaggggcagtc
This window contains:
- the LOC122750431 gene encoding cytochrome c oxidase subunit 7A1, mitochondrial-like translates to MRGLLVSHSRTLIRTFSSSSRNSVNKIAEKQKLFQENNDLPIYLKGKGTDGLLFKFTILTCFVGTCYCFYCLGWASFPHKKED